Proteins found in one Pseudomonas mosselii genomic segment:
- a CDS encoding MFS transporter, whose amino-acid sequence MQLDRLAPRRWWYIMPIVFITYSLAYLDRANYGFAAASGMADDLKITPALSSLLGALFFLGYFFFQVPGALYAQKRSVKKLIFASLILWGGLATLTGVVHDVYLLIVIRFLLGVVEAAVMPAMLIYLCHWFTRAERSRANTFLILGNPVTILWMSVVSGYLVQQFDWRWMFIIEGAPAILWAFIWWRLVDDRPEQAKWLDAREKAALRQALDAEQQGIKPVKNYREAFRSPTVLILSLQYFCWSIGVYGFVLWLPSILKQAAALDIVTAGWLSAVPYLGAVVAMLGVSWASDRLQKRKRFVWPPLLIAALAFYGSYSLGTEHFWWSYALLVIAGACMYAPYGPFFAIVPELLPANVAGGAMALINSMGALGSFSGSWLVGYLNGATGGPGASYLFMCVALLLAVALTAVLNPLQQTRRQSLAPSR is encoded by the coding sequence ATGCAGCTTGATCGACTCGCTCCCAGACGCTGGTGGTACATCATGCCCATCGTCTTCATCACCTACAGCCTGGCCTACCTCGACCGGGCCAACTATGGCTTTGCCGCGGCCTCGGGCATGGCCGACGACCTGAAGATCACCCCGGCGCTGTCGTCGCTGCTCGGCGCGCTGTTCTTCCTTGGCTACTTCTTCTTCCAGGTGCCGGGCGCCCTTTACGCGCAAAAACGCAGCGTGAAGAAGCTGATCTTCGCCAGCCTGATCCTCTGGGGCGGCCTGGCGACCCTGACCGGCGTGGTCCACGACGTCTATTTGCTGATCGTCATCCGCTTCCTGCTGGGCGTGGTGGAGGCGGCGGTGATGCCGGCCATGCTCATTTACCTTTGCCACTGGTTCACCCGCGCCGAACGCTCGCGGGCCAACACTTTCCTGATCCTCGGCAACCCGGTGACCATCCTGTGGATGTCGGTGGTCTCGGGCTACCTGGTGCAGCAGTTCGACTGGCGTTGGATGTTCATCATCGAAGGCGCGCCGGCGATTCTCTGGGCCTTCATCTGGTGGCGCCTGGTGGATGACCGCCCGGAGCAGGCCAAGTGGCTGGACGCCCGCGAGAAGGCGGCGCTGCGCCAGGCGCTGGACGCCGAGCAGCAGGGCATCAAGCCGGTGAAGAACTACCGCGAGGCGTTTCGCTCGCCCACGGTGCTGATCCTGTCGCTGCAGTACTTCTGCTGGAGCATCGGCGTATACGGTTTCGTCCTCTGGCTGCCGTCGATCCTCAAGCAGGCGGCGGCGCTGGACATCGTCACCGCCGGCTGGCTGTCGGCGGTGCCGTACCTGGGGGCGGTGGTTGCCATGCTCGGTGTGTCCTGGGCCTCGGACCGCCTGCAGAAGCGCAAGCGCTTTGTCTGGCCGCCGCTGCTGATCGCCGCCCTGGCATTCTATGGCTCGTACAGCCTGGGCACTGAACATTTCTGGTGGTCCTACGCCTTGCTGGTGATCGCCGGGGCCTGCATGTATGCGCCGTACGGGCCGTTCTTCGCCATCGTGCCCGAGCTGCTGCCGGCCAACGTCGCCGGGGGCGCCATGGCGCTGATCAACAGCATGGGCGCGCTGGGCTCGTTTTCCGGTTCGTGGCTGGTGGGCTACCTCAATGGCGCCACCGGCGGCCCCGGCGCCTCCTACCTGTTCATGTGCGTGGCGCTGCTGCTGGCCGTGGCCCTGACCGCCGTTCTCAATCCCTTGCAACAGACACGCCGGCAAAGCCTGGCGCCCAGCCGATAG
- a CDS encoding 2-hydroxyacid dehydrogenase, translated as MKKRIVLYKRLSDALMARLQAHAEVTLVESPSADGLARLRAALPGAHGLLGASLRLDAPLLDLAPQLEVVSSVSVGVDNYDIDAFNQRGVLLTNTPDVLTETTADTGFALILACARRVVELDGWIRAGHWQAGIGSAQFGCDVQGKTLGIVGMGRIGEALARRAHAGFGMRVLYHTRQPRPEVEARFAAAHRSLEALLAESDFVCLCLPLTAATENLIGAPQLALMKPSAILVNISRGRVLDEAALLQALAERRIRGAGLDVFVREPLPADSPLLQLDNLVVTPHIGSATEETREAMARCAVDNLLAALAGERPQNLVNPLAWSRRNP; from the coding sequence ATGAAGAAACGCATCGTCCTCTACAAACGCCTGTCCGACGCGCTCATGGCCCGTCTGCAGGCGCACGCCGAGGTCACCCTGGTCGAATCGCCCAGTGCTGACGGCCTCGCCCGGTTGCGTGCGGCGCTGCCGGGCGCCCACGGGCTGCTTGGCGCCAGTTTGCGCCTGGACGCCCCCTTGCTTGATCTGGCGCCGCAGCTGGAGGTGGTCTCCAGCGTCTCGGTCGGCGTCGACAACTACGACATCGACGCTTTCAATCAGCGCGGCGTGCTGCTGACCAACACCCCCGATGTGCTCACCGAAACTACCGCCGACACCGGCTTCGCCCTGATCCTGGCCTGTGCCCGGCGGGTCGTCGAACTCGACGGCTGGATCCGCGCCGGTCACTGGCAGGCGGGCATCGGGTCGGCGCAGTTCGGTTGCGACGTGCAGGGCAAGACCCTGGGCATCGTCGGCATGGGCCGCATCGGCGAAGCCCTGGCCCGCCGCGCGCATGCCGGTTTTGGCATGCGCGTGCTGTACCACACCCGCCAGCCGCGGCCCGAGGTGGAGGCGCGGTTCGCCGCCGCGCATCGCAGCCTGGAGGCATTGCTGGCCGAGTCCGATTTCGTCTGCCTGTGCCTGCCGTTGACCGCCGCGACCGAGAACCTGATTGGCGCGCCACAGCTGGCGCTGATGAAACCGTCGGCGATCCTGGTGAACATCTCCCGTGGCCGGGTGCTCGACGAGGCTGCGTTGCTCCAGGCCTTGGCCGAGCGACGCATTCGCGGCGCCGGCCTGGATGTGTTCGTGCGCGAACCGTTGCCGGCTGATTCACCGTTGCTGCAACTGGACAACCTGGTGGTGACGCCGCACATCGGCTCGGCCACCGAGGAGACCCGCGAGGCCATGGCCCGCTGCGCGGTGGACAACCTGCTGGCCGCCCTGGCCGGCGAGCGGCCGCAGAACCTGGTCAACCCGCTTGCCTGGTCGCGGCGAAACCCATGA
- a CDS encoding gluconate 2-dehydrogenase subunit 3 family protein — protein sequence MSKDQPASVQPARRAFLRQSLTLIPVATLAGTGLGGAVLADSATPAPVEPTRPAPARAYRPSFFTQQEWAFVSAAVAVLIPTDALGPGAADAGVPEFIDRQLNTRYGSGGLWYMQGPFRPDAPSELGYQLKLSPQEIYRLGIAETDAWCQAQFGKAFAQLGPEQQQQVLEALDGGKPAFASVPAATFLGMLWLNTREGFFSDPLHGGNQGLAGWKLVGFPGARADFMDWVERDERYPFPSVSISGERG from the coding sequence ATGTCCAAGGACCAACCCGCCTCCGTGCAACCGGCGCGCCGGGCGTTCCTGCGCCAATCCCTGACCCTGATCCCGGTGGCGACCCTCGCCGGCACGGGACTGGGCGGCGCAGTGCTCGCCGACAGCGCCACCCCGGCACCCGTCGAACCGACCCGACCGGCCCCGGCGCGTGCCTACCGGCCGAGCTTCTTCACCCAGCAAGAGTGGGCCTTCGTCAGCGCCGCCGTGGCGGTGCTCATCCCCACCGACGCCCTTGGCCCCGGTGCGGCCGATGCCGGCGTGCCCGAGTTCATCGACCGTCAGCTCAACACCCGCTATGGCAGCGGCGGGCTGTGGTACATGCAGGGGCCATTCCGCCCCGACGCGCCCAGCGAATTGGGCTACCAGCTCAAGCTCAGCCCCCAGGAGATCTACCGGCTGGGCATCGCCGAAACCGACGCCTGGTGCCAGGCACAGTTCGGCAAGGCGTTCGCCCAGCTTGGCCCTGAACAACAGCAGCAGGTGCTCGAGGCCCTGGACGGCGGCAAGCCGGCCTTTGCCTCGGTGCCGGCGGCCACCTTCCTCGGCATGCTCTGGCTCAACACCCGCGAGGGCTTTTTCAGCGACCCCCTGCACGGCGGCAACCAGGGTCTGGCCGGCTGGAAGCTGGTCGGCTTCCCCGGCGCCCGCGCCGACTTCATGGACTGGGTGGAGCGCGACGAGCGCTATCCCTTCCCGTCAGTGTCCATCAGCGGCGAGCGAGGTTGA
- a CDS encoding GMC family oxidoreductase, giving the protein MSQVMKSVDVVIVGFGWAGAIMAKELTEAGLQVLALERGPARDTYPDGVYPQTMDELTYNSRKKLFMDISRETVTLRHSVNDVAVPYRQFGAFLPGTGTGGAGLHWSGVHFRVDPVELRLRSHYEERYGKRFIPEGMTIQDFGVSYEELEPYFDFAEKVFGTSGTAWSIKGQVVGRDKGGNPFAADRSSDFPLAAQKNTVSAQLFEKAAREIGYHPYNLPSANTSGPYTNPYGAQMGPCNFCGYCSGYACYMYSKASPNVNILPALRQVPNFELRNNAHVLRVNLTADKRLATGVTYVDSQGREVEQPADLVILGAFQYNNVRLMLLSGIGKPYDPVSNEGVVGRNFACQNISTVTAFFDRDSHHTNPFIGAGGNGVAVDDYNADNFDHGPHGFVGGSPFWVNQAGAKPISGTKVPPGTPKWGSAWKAAVADSYRHMLSMDAHGAHQSYRDNYLDLDPVYKDAYGLPLLRMTFDWKDNDVKMNRFMVERMGKIAEAMGPKAISAGKKAFGQHFDASTYQTTHLNGGAIMGTDPKTSALNRYLQCWDVHNVFVPGASAFPQGLGYNPTGLVAALTYWSARAIRERYLKNPGPLVQA; this is encoded by the coding sequence ATGAGCCAAGTGATGAAGAGCGTCGATGTTGTCATCGTCGGGTTCGGCTGGGCCGGGGCGATCATGGCCAAGGAACTGACCGAGGCCGGCCTGCAGGTGCTGGCGCTGGAGCGTGGTCCGGCCCGGGATACCTACCCGGACGGCGTCTATCCGCAGACCATGGACGAGTTGACCTACAATTCGCGCAAGAAGCTGTTCATGGACATCTCCCGTGAGACCGTGACCCTGCGCCACAGCGTCAACGACGTGGCCGTGCCGTACCGCCAGTTCGGCGCCTTCCTGCCCGGCACCGGCACCGGCGGAGCCGGGCTGCACTGGTCCGGCGTGCATTTTCGCGTCGACCCGGTGGAGCTGCGCCTGCGCAGCCACTATGAGGAGCGCTACGGCAAGCGGTTCATTCCCGAAGGAATGACCATCCAGGACTTCGGCGTGAGCTACGAAGAGCTGGAGCCGTACTTCGATTTTGCCGAGAAGGTGTTCGGGACCTCCGGCACCGCCTGGTCGATCAAAGGTCAGGTGGTGGGCCGCGACAAGGGTGGCAACCCGTTCGCCGCCGACCGCTCCAGCGATTTTCCGCTGGCAGCGCAGAAGAACACTGTGTCGGCGCAGTTGTTCGAGAAGGCCGCCCGCGAGATCGGCTACCACCCCTACAACCTGCCGTCGGCCAACACTTCCGGGCCGTACACCAACCCCTACGGCGCGCAGATGGGACCGTGCAACTTCTGCGGTTACTGCAGCGGCTATGCCTGCTACATGTACTCCAAGGCCTCGCCCAACGTGAACATCCTCCCGGCCCTGCGCCAGGTGCCGAACTTCGAGCTGCGCAACAACGCCCATGTGCTGCGGGTCAACCTGACCGCCGACAAGCGCCTGGCCACCGGTGTGACCTACGTCGACAGCCAGGGTCGCGAGGTGGAGCAACCCGCCGACCTGGTGATCCTCGGCGCGTTCCAGTACAACAACGTACGCCTGATGCTGCTCTCGGGCATCGGCAAACCCTATGATCCGGTGAGCAATGAGGGGGTGGTCGGGCGCAACTTCGCCTGCCAGAACATCTCCACCGTGACCGCGTTCTTCGACCGCGACAGCCACCACACCAACCCCTTCATCGGCGCCGGCGGCAACGGCGTGGCGGTGGATGACTACAACGCCGACAACTTTGACCATGGCCCGCACGGCTTCGTCGGCGGTTCTCCGTTCTGGGTCAACCAGGCCGGCGCCAAGCCGATCTCTGGCACCAAGGTGCCGCCGGGCACGCCGAAGTGGGGCAGTGCCTGGAAGGCCGCGGTGGCCGACAGCTACCGGCACATGCTGTCGATGGACGCCCATGGCGCGCACCAGTCCTACCGCGACAACTACCTTGACCTGGACCCGGTGTACAAGGATGCCTACGGCTTGCCTCTGCTGCGCATGACCTTCGACTGGAAGGACAACGACGTGAAGATGAACCGCTTCATGGTCGAACGCATGGGCAAGATCGCCGAGGCGATGGGGCCCAAGGCAATCAGCGCGGGCAAGAAAGCGTTCGGCCAGCACTTCGACGCCTCCACCTACCAGACCACCCACCTCAACGGTGGCGCGATCATGGGCACCGATCCCAAGACCAGCGCGCTCAATCGCTACCTGCAGTGCTGGGACGTGCACAACGTGTTCGTGCCCGGCGCCTCGGCCTTCCCCCAGGGCCTGGGCTACAACCCCACCGGCCTGGTGGCGGCGCTGACCTACTGGTCGGCGCGGGCGATCCGCGAGCGCTACCTGAAGAACCCCGGTCCATTGGTGCAGGCGTGA
- a CDS encoding cytochrome c has product MKTLFIAMLGLGASTLLQAADAVDPAQVRQGEYLARAGDCVACHTAKGGKPFAGGLPMETPIGTLYSTNITPHASGIGQYSYEDFERAVRQGIGKDGSTLYPAMPYPSYARVSDPDMQALYAYFMHGVQPVEQQNKGSDIPWPLSMRWPLAFWRGLFAPPVKPFEAAGRDAVVARGAYLVEGLGHCGACHTPRALTMQEKALDAGDGAAFLAGSAPLEGWIAKSLRGDHKDGLGSWDEAQIVAFLKTGRNERTAVFGGMSDVVEHSMQYMSDADLTAIARYLKTLPPVNPDDKPFREDRAVAQALWQGNDGKTGAARYVDNCAACHRTDGKGYARVFPALAGNPVVQGEDATSLIHIVLEGATLPATATAPSTFSMPGFGWRLSDQQVADVVNFIRSSWGNQAAGVSAGQVAQLRKAPPVPLKAESLVGDTTGTVEP; this is encoded by the coding sequence ATGAAGACATTGTTCATCGCCATGCTGGGCCTGGGCGCCAGTACCTTGCTGCAGGCCGCCGACGCGGTGGACCCGGCGCAGGTCAGGCAAGGCGAATACCTGGCCCGCGCTGGCGACTGCGTGGCTTGCCACACCGCCAAGGGCGGCAAGCCGTTCGCCGGCGGGCTGCCCATGGAAACGCCCATCGGTACCCTGTACTCGACCAATATCACACCCCACGCCAGCGGTATTGGCCAGTACAGCTACGAGGACTTCGAACGCGCCGTGCGCCAGGGCATCGGCAAGGACGGCAGCACGCTGTACCCGGCCATGCCGTATCCGTCCTACGCCCGGGTTAGCGACCCGGACATGCAGGCGCTCTACGCCTACTTCATGCATGGCGTGCAGCCAGTGGAGCAGCAGAACAAGGGCAGCGACATCCCCTGGCCGCTGAGCATGCGCTGGCCGCTGGCGTTCTGGCGCGGGTTGTTCGCGCCGCCCGTCAAGCCGTTCGAAGCCGCTGGGCGCGATGCGGTGGTGGCGCGCGGCGCCTACCTGGTCGAAGGGCTGGGGCATTGTGGCGCGTGCCACACGCCGCGGGCGCTGACCATGCAGGAAAAAGCCCTGGATGCCGGTGACGGCGCGGCGTTCCTGGCCGGCAGCGCGCCCCTCGAGGGCTGGATCGCCAAGAGCCTGCGCGGTGACCACAAGGATGGCCTGGGCAGTTGGGACGAGGCGCAGATCGTCGCCTTCCTCAAGACCGGGCGCAACGAGCGCACCGCGGTGTTCGGCGGCATGAGCGATGTGGTCGAGCACAGCATGCAGTACATGAGCGACGCCGACCTGACCGCCATCGCACGCTACCTCAAGACCTTGCCGCCGGTGAACCCAGACGACAAACCGTTTCGCGAGGACCGTGCCGTCGCCCAGGCGCTGTGGCAGGGCAATGACGGCAAGACCGGCGCGGCGCGCTACGTCGACAACTGCGCCGCTTGCCACCGCACCGACGGCAAGGGCTACGCCCGGGTGTTCCCGGCGCTGGCCGGCAACCCGGTGGTGCAGGGCGAGGACGCCACCTCGCTGATCCATATCGTGCTCGAGGGCGCGACCTTGCCGGCCACTGCAACGGCGCCTTCTACCTTCAGCATGCCAGGCTTCGGCTGGCGGCTGTCGGACCAGCAGGTGGCCGATGTGGTCAACTTCATCCGCAGCAGCTGGGGCAACCAGGCGGCGGGGGTGAGTGCAGGGCAGGTGGCGCAGTTGCGCAAGGCGCCACCTGTGCCGCTCAAGGCGGAGTCGTTAGTGGGTGACACGACGGGCACCGTGGAGCCCTGA
- a CDS encoding DUF998 domain-containing protein gives MKTFDRLLLASGLLIPLWLLLGVTLTALAYPGYDHLQQAMSQLGAVGAPTHGLSPWVNNFPLALLFTLFAWGLARRWRHSKLARLSALLVLLHGLGSLVTGGFACDQGCAPLQPSVSQQMHNLGGLLMFFSLTLASMLWIGLGTRLARSPGLAWGSLLSALLAVLTVVLMAKSVHSGELFGLYQRLNYGVGVLWIAALALQSLRTRQHDGLQMAIA, from the coding sequence ATGAAGACGTTCGATCGCCTGCTGCTCGCCAGCGGCTTGCTCATCCCCCTCTGGCTGTTGCTGGGCGTTACCCTGACGGCCCTGGCCTACCCCGGCTACGACCACCTGCAGCAAGCCATGAGCCAGCTCGGCGCGGTCGGCGCCCCCACCCACGGGCTGTCGCCGTGGGTCAACAATTTCCCGCTGGCCCTGTTGTTCACACTGTTTGCCTGGGGCCTGGCGCGGCGCTGGCGGCACTCGAAACTGGCGCGGCTGAGCGCCCTTCTGGTGCTGTTGCATGGCCTGGGCAGCCTGGTGACCGGCGGATTTGCCTGTGACCAGGGCTGCGCGCCGCTGCAGCCATCGGTCTCGCAACAGATGCATAACCTCGGCGGCCTGCTGATGTTCTTCTCGCTGACCCTCGCCAGCATGCTGTGGATCGGCCTGGGCACGCGTCTGGCCCGATCCCCGGGGCTGGCCTGGGGGTCGCTGCTGAGCGCGCTGCTGGCGGTGCTCACTGTCGTATTGATGGCCAAGTCTGTGCACAGCGGTGAATTGTTCGGTCTCTACCAGCGCCTGAACTACGGCGTCGGCGTGCTGTGGATCGCGGCCCTGGCCCTCCAGTCGCTGCGCACGCGCCAGCACGACGGCCTGCAAATGGCCATCGCCTGA
- a CDS encoding sulfite exporter TauE/SafE family protein, whose protein sequence is MLYPLLGLFGLCAGVTTLLFGFGGGFFAVPLFYALLLASHGAGTAVAQHAMQIAVATSATVMIFSSALATWRHHRAGSLHWDLVRPLAPAIALGALLGAWVALYVTSAWLRWLFITYLALSLLDAWLRPGFVHAGEHHLAPLGRAGATLVGVPIGALAALLGVGGSVMTVPLMRRRGASMRTATAMANPLSLPMSLAATLVYALLPAGQPDLGPGLLGLIDLRAALVMTVGAWLGMHLAAPLLGRISDSVHARTYLALLACVLLVMLVNGR, encoded by the coding sequence ATGCTCTATCCCCTGCTTGGCCTGTTCGGCCTGTGCGCCGGCGTCACCACCTTGCTGTTCGGCTTCGGCGGTGGCTTCTTCGCCGTGCCACTGTTCTATGCCCTGTTGCTGGCCAGCCATGGCGCGGGAACGGCCGTGGCCCAGCACGCCATGCAGATCGCCGTGGCCACCTCGGCCACGGTGATGATCTTCAGCAGTGCCCTGGCCACCTGGCGCCACCACCGCGCGGGCAGCCTGCACTGGGACCTGGTGCGGCCACTGGCGCCGGCCATCGCCCTGGGCGCGCTGCTCGGGGCCTGGGTGGCGCTGTACGTGACCAGCGCCTGGTTGCGCTGGCTGTTCATTACCTACCTGGCGCTGAGCTTGCTGGACGCCTGGCTGCGTCCAGGCTTCGTACACGCTGGCGAACATCACCTGGCGCCACTGGGCAGGGCCGGCGCCACCCTGGTCGGCGTGCCCATAGGCGCACTGGCGGCGTTGCTCGGGGTGGGCGGCAGCGTGATGACCGTACCGTTGATGCGCCGTCGCGGCGCCAGCATGCGCACCGCCACGGCCATGGCCAACCCGCTGTCACTGCCCATGTCCCTGGCGGCCACGCTGGTGTATGCGCTGCTGCCGGCCGGCCAGCCCGACCTGGGCCCGGGCCTGCTGGGTCTCATCGACCTGCGCGCGGCCCTGGTGATGACCGTCGGCGCCTGGCTCGGCATGCACCTGGCCGCGCCCCTGCTCGGGCGCATCTCCGACAGCGTGCACGCCCGCACCTACCTGGCGCTGCTGGCCTGCGTGCTGCTGGTGATGCTGGTCAACGGCCGCTAA
- a CDS encoding AraC family transcriptional regulator, which translates to MRNVPLSQVDAIPRAVLAIATDYPPDTLLPRHVHRRAQFLYGMSGLMEVLTDDGAWVIPPGSGVWIPPGKPHQVRMRGVSTRSLYIEPTVLPRPSSVCEALRVGPLLHQLLLASAEVPALHDEAGRDGLLLRLVLHELGQAEPLPLFAPLPAEPRLAALCQAFLAQPSVHTRGETWAAQLNWSPRTFSRRFREQTGLSFGRWRQQACLMAAVTRLATGEAVTTIALDLGYESPSAFSSLYRRVMGQPPSTARQGL; encoded by the coding sequence ATGCGCAATGTTCCCCTGTCCCAGGTCGATGCCATCCCCCGTGCAGTGCTGGCCATTGCCACCGACTATCCGCCCGACACCTTGCTGCCCAGGCATGTCCATCGCCGGGCGCAGTTCCTGTATGGCATGAGCGGACTGATGGAGGTGCTGACCGATGACGGCGCCTGGGTCATCCCGCCTGGCAGCGGGGTGTGGATTCCGCCCGGCAAGCCGCACCAGGTGCGCATGCGCGGGGTGAGTACCCGCAGCCTGTACATCGAGCCGACCGTGCTGCCCAGGCCGAGCAGCGTGTGTGAGGCACTGCGGGTCGGGCCGCTGCTGCACCAGCTGTTGCTGGCCAGCGCCGAGGTGCCGGCGCTGCATGACGAGGCGGGACGCGATGGCCTGCTGCTGCGTCTGGTTCTGCATGAGCTGGGCCAGGCCGAACCGCTGCCGCTATTCGCGCCGCTGCCAGCTGAGCCGCGCCTGGCGGCCCTGTGCCAGGCATTCCTGGCGCAGCCGTCGGTCCACACCCGTGGCGAAACCTGGGCAGCGCAACTCAACTGGAGCCCGCGTACCTTCAGCCGGCGTTTTCGCGAGCAGACCGGGCTGTCGTTTGGCCGGTGGCGCCAGCAGGCCTGTCTGATGGCTGCGGTGACGCGGCTTGCCACCGGCGAGGCGGTGACCACCATCGCCTTGGATCTGGGCTATGAAAGCCCCAGCGCGTTTTCCAGCTTGTACCGGCGAGTCATGGGCCAGCCGCCGTCGACGGCACGCCAGGGCCTATGA
- a CDS encoding gamma-glutamyl-gamma-aminobutyrate hydrolase family protein codes for MSNSNIGNKQPSLRKPVVLMTMGSQERKGHDYQVMTHKYITPLVEFAGCVPVLVPTCCGVEDLETYLDMADGVYLTGAGSNIDPTLYGQENQTPGKGQDKDRDLFDMPLVKAAIKRGLPIFGICRGMQEINVALGGDIYQKVYAEPGFNDHRENPDDPVDVQYAPVHSVKIKPGSWLRETLGTDEIRVNSLHGQGLRNLGAGIEPIAHAEDGLVEAIHAPSLSPFLFAVQWHPEWQAAKNPDSIKMFQAFGDACRAQVRKSQVKHHQAA; via the coding sequence ATGTCCAACAGCAACATTGGCAACAAGCAACCCTCCCTGCGCAAACCCGTCGTCCTGATGACCATGGGCAGCCAAGAGCGCAAAGGCCATGACTATCAAGTCATGACCCACAAATACATCACCCCGCTGGTCGAGTTCGCCGGTTGCGTCCCGGTCCTGGTGCCCACCTGCTGCGGCGTCGAAGACCTCGAGACCTACCTGGACATGGCCGACGGCGTCTACCTGACCGGTGCCGGCAGCAACATCGACCCGACCCTCTACGGCCAGGAAAACCAGACCCCCGGCAAGGGCCAGGACAAGGACCGCGACCTGTTCGACATGCCGCTGGTCAAGGCGGCGATCAAGCGCGGCCTGCCGATCTTCGGCATCTGCCGCGGCATGCAGGAAATCAACGTGGCCCTGGGCGGCGACATCTACCAGAAGGTCTATGCCGAACCCGGCTTCAACGACCACCGGGAAAACCCGGATGATCCGGTCGACGTCCAGTACGCCCCGGTGCACAGCGTGAAGATCAAGCCAGGCAGCTGGCTGCGCGAGACCCTCGGCACTGACGAGATCCGCGTCAACTCGCTGCACGGGCAGGGCCTGCGCAACCTGGGTGCCGGCATCGAGCCGATCGCCCATGCCGAAGACGGCCTGGTCGAGGCGATCCACGCCCCGAGCCTCTCGCCCTTCCTGTTCGCGGTGCAGTGGCACCCGGAGTGGCAGGCGGCGAAGAACCCCGACTCGATCAAGATGTTCCAGGCCTTCGGCGACGCCTGCCGCGCCCAGGTCCGCAAGTCCCAGGTCAAGCACCACCAGGCTGCCTGA
- a CDS encoding amino acid ABC transporter ATP-binding protein: protein MTAPLSLASLHPAPDPRPELIRIEGLNKHYGAFHVLHDIDLSVREGERIVLCGPSGSGKSTLIRCINRLEIAQQGSIRVAGTDLASKGRQADQVRSEIGMVFQHFNLFPHMSVLDNCLLAPMSVRGLSRREAEERARLYLSKVGIESQAHKYPSQLSGGQQQRVAIARALCMKPRIMLFDEPTSALDPEMVAEVLDVLVQLAGTGMTMLCVTHEMGFARQVAERVLFLEGGKIIEDSPPEVFFGQPRTARAQAFLKQILH from the coding sequence CCTGCCCCCGATCCGCGCCCGGAGCTGATCCGCATCGAGGGCCTGAACAAGCACTACGGCGCCTTCCATGTGCTGCATGACATCGACCTGTCGGTGCGCGAGGGCGAACGCATCGTGCTCTGCGGCCCGTCGGGCTCGGGCAAGTCGACGCTGATCCGCTGCATCAATCGCCTGGAGATCGCCCAGCAGGGCAGCATCCGCGTGGCCGGCACCGATCTGGCGAGCAAAGGCCGCCAGGCCGACCAGGTGCGCAGCGAGATCGGCATGGTGTTCCAGCACTTCAACCTGTTCCCGCACATGAGCGTGCTCGACAACTGCCTGCTGGCGCCGATGAGCGTGCGTGGCCTGTCGCGCCGGGAGGCCGAGGAGCGGGCGCGGCTGTACTTGAGCAAGGTCGGCATCGAGAGTCAGGCGCACAAGTACCCCAGCCAGCTGTCCGGCGGCCAGCAGCAGCGGGTGGCGATCGCCCGGGCGCTGTGCATGAAGCCGAGGATCATGCTGTTCGACGAGCCGACCTCGGCGCTCGACCCGGAGATGGTGGCCGAGGTACTGGATGTGCTGGTGCAATTGGCCGGCACCGGCATGACCATGCTCTGCGTCACCCACGAAATGGGTTTCGCCCGGCAAGTGGCTGAACGGGTGTTGTTCCTCGAGGGCGGGAAGATTATCGAGGACAGCCCGCCGGAGGTGTTCTTCGGGCAGCCCAGAACGGCGCGGGCACAGGCGTTCTTGAAGCAGATCCTGCATTAA